A region from the Variovorax sp. V93 genome encodes:
- a CDS encoding molecular chaperone, translating into MCSNNRRRWAFAILLMLGLQWPAAAGVMLGGTRVILGEKDREASIPVKNTGTSPYVVQAWIDAGEGRNKTPLLVTPPLSRLDPGMENILRIMRVAGDLPTDRESVFWLNVKEIPEKSKEENVLQIAVRSRIKLFYRPAKLAGKPEESRAQLRWAVGAGAQGQGAVLKVGNPTAYHVTFTALNINSGQQLINADMVPPFGEMAYPLSAVKTPQPIQVDFTTLNDYGGETPEERVQVPAGAEPVAVKAELVPPTAPSPPSGDAAKR; encoded by the coding sequence ATGTGCAGCAACAATCGCCGTCGGTGGGCTTTCGCCATCCTGCTGATGCTGGGCTTGCAATGGCCCGCCGCAGCGGGCGTGATGCTCGGCGGCACGCGCGTGATCCTCGGCGAGAAGGATCGCGAAGCCTCCATCCCGGTGAAGAACACCGGCACTTCGCCCTACGTGGTCCAGGCCTGGATCGATGCCGGCGAAGGCAGGAACAAGACGCCGCTGCTCGTCACGCCGCCGCTGTCGCGGCTGGACCCCGGCATGGAAAACATCCTGCGCATCATGCGTGTGGCCGGCGATCTGCCAACCGACCGCGAGTCGGTGTTCTGGCTCAACGTCAAGGAGATCCCCGAGAAGTCGAAGGAAGAGAACGTGCTGCAGATCGCGGTGCGCAGCCGCATCAAGCTGTTCTACCGCCCCGCGAAGCTCGCCGGCAAGCCCGAGGAATCGCGCGCCCAGCTCAGGTGGGCCGTCGGTGCCGGCGCGCAAGGCCAGGGCGCCGTGCTCAAGGTCGGCAACCCCACGGCCTACCACGTGACCTTCACCGCGCTGAACATCAACAGCGGCCAGCAACTGATCAATGCCGACATGGTGCCGCCCTTCGGCGAGATGGCGTATCCGCTGAGCGCAGTCAAGACGCCGCAGCCGATCCAGGTCGACTTCACCACGCTCAACGACTACGGCGGCGAGACGCCCGAAGAACGCGTGCAAGTGCCGGCGGGTGCAGAGCCCGTGGCCGTGAAGGCGGAACTCGTTCCCCCGACCGCGCCTTCTCCGCCGTCTGGCGACGCGGCGAAGCGCTGA